In the Peromyscus maniculatus bairdii isolate BWxNUB_F1_BW_parent chromosome 20, HU_Pman_BW_mat_3.1, whole genome shotgun sequence genome, one interval contains:
- the Pou6f1 gene encoding POU domain, class 6, transcription factor 1 isoform X1 — translation MDPGAGSDSSLTVNEQVIVMSGHETIRVLEVGVDAQLPAEEESKGLESVAADGPQSGGSTEASEPGGEAGPHDPDRSAEAAVKSLPGIPPSPAPAIATFSQAPSQPQASQTLTPLAVQAAPQVLTQENLATVLTGVVVPAGAVTQPLLIPISIAGQVSGQQGLAVWTIPTAAVAALPGLAAASPTGAVFKPPLAGLQAAAVLSTALPTPVQAAPPVPASSPAQPRPPAQPQTLFQTPPPLLQTTPAILPQPTAATAAAAPTPKPVDATPQITVQPAGFAFSPGIISAASLGGQTQILGSLTTAPVITNAIPSMPGISSQILTNAQGQVIGALPWVVNSASVATPAPAQSLQVQAVTPQLLLNAQGQVIATLASSPLPQPMAVRKPNTPESPAKSEVQPIQPTPAVPQPAMVVTSPAPGIKPSASAPIPITCSETPTVSQLVSKPHTPSLDEDGINLEEIREFAKNFKIRRLSLGLTQTQVGQALTATEGPAYSQSAICRFEKLDITPKSAQKLKPVLEKWLNEAELRNQEGQQNLMEFVGGEPSKKRKRRTSFTPQAIEALNAYFEKNPLPTGQEITEIAKELNYDREVVRVWFCNRRQTLKNTSKLNVFQIP, via the exons GTCATTGTGATGTCAGGCCATGAGACCATCCGAGTGTTGGAAGTCGGAGTGGACGCTCAGCTCCCGGCTGAGGAGGAGAGCAAAGGACTGGAGAGTGTGGCCGCTGACGGCCCCCAGAGTGGAGGCTCTACTGAAGCCAGTGAACCTGGTGGTGAAGCTGGGCCGCACGACCCAGACCGTTCTGCAGAAGCAGCTG TGAAGTCTCTCCCCGGGATCCCTCCAAGTCCTGCCCCAGCCATCGCCACCTTCAGCCAAGCCCCAAGCCAGCCTCAAGCATCACAGACCCTGACGCCGCTGGCTGTACAAGCTGCCCCCCAG GTCTTGACTCAGGAAAACTTAGCCACAGTTCTGACAGGAGTTGTGGTTCCGGCAGGGGCGGTTACTCAACCTCTTCTTATCCCCATCAGTATTGCAGGTCAAGTGTCTGGGCAGCAGGGGCTGGCCGTGTGGACAATCCCTACAGCAGCCGTGGCTGCCCTCCCCGGACTGGCCGCGGCTTCTCCTACCGGGGCGGTCTTCAAGCCGCCTTTAGCTGGGCTCCAAG CAGCTGCCGTGCTGAGCACCGCCCTCCCGACACCTGTACAAGCTGCCCCACCAGTCCCGGCCTCCTCGCCCGCCCAGCCCCGGCCACCAGCTCAGCCCCAGACGCTGTTCCAGACCCCGCCGCCGCTGCTACAGACCACGCCTGCCATACTCCCGCAGCCcaccgccgccactgccgccgccgcccccacCCCAAAGCCAGTGGACGCCACCCCGCAGATCACCGTCCAGCCAGCAGGCTTCGCGTTTAGCCCGGGGATC ATCAGCGCTGCTTCCCTCGGGGGACAGACCCAGATCCTGGGCTCCCTCACGACAGCTCCAGTCATTACCAATGCCATTCCCAGCATGCCGGGGATCAGCAGTCAGATCCTCACCAATGCTCAGGGACAG GTTATTGGCGCACTTCCATGGGTAGTGAACTCGGCTAGTGTGGCCACACCAGCACCAGCACAGAGCCTGCAGGTCCAAGCCGTGACTCCCCAACTCTTGTTGAATGCCCAGGGCCAGGTGATCGCAACCCTAGCCAGcagccccctgcctcagcctatgGCTGTCCGGAAGCCAAACACACCGGAGTCCCCTGCTAAGAGTGAG GTGCAGCCGATCCAGCCGACACCAGCGGTCCCCCAGCCTGCCATGGTCGTCACCAGCCCGGCCCCAGGCATCAAGCCATCGGCTTCGGCTCCCATTCCCATCACCTGCTCAGAGACCCCCACTGTCAGTCAGTTGGTATCAA AGCCTCACACCCCAAGCCTGGATGAGGACGGGATCAACTTAGAGGAGATCCGGGAGTTTGCCAAGAATTTTAAGATCCGGCGGCTCTCCCTAGGTCTTACACAGACCCAGGTGGGCCAGGCTTTGACTGCCACAGAAGGTCCAGCCTACAGCCAGTCGGCCATCTGCCG gtTTGAGAAGTTGGACATCACACCCAAGAGTGCCCAGAAACTGAAGCCAGTTCTGGAGAAGTGGTTGAATGAGGCCGAGCTCCGGAACCAGGAAGGCCAGCAGAACCTGATGGAGTTTGTGGGCGGTGAGCCCTCCAAGAAGCGCAAGCGGCGTACCTCCTTCACACCGCAGGCCATAGAGGCTCTCAACGCCTACTTTGAGAAGAACCCCCTGCCCACCGGCCAGGAGATCACCGAGATCGCCAAGGAGCTCAACTATGACCGTGAGGTGGTACGGGTCTGGTTCTGTAATCGGCGCCAGACGCTCAAAAACACCAGCAAGCTGAACGTCTTTCAGATCCCTTAG
- the Pou6f1 gene encoding POU domain, class 6, transcription factor 1 isoform X4 — translation MDPGAGSDSSLTVNEQVIVMSGHETIRVLEVGVDAQLPAEEESKGLESVAADGPQSGGSTEASEPGGEAGPHDPDRSAEAAVSPRDPSKSCPSHRHLQPSPKPASSITDPDAAGCTSCPPGQVSGQQGLAVWTIPTAAVAALPGLAAASPTGAVFKPPLAGLQAAAVLSTALPTPVQAAPPVPASSPAQPRPPAQPQTLFQTPPPLLQTTPAILPQPTAATAAAAPTPKPVDATPQITVQPAGFAFSPGIISAASLGGQTQILGSLTTAPVITNAIPSMPGISSQILTNAQGQVIGALPWVVNSASVATPAPAQSLQVQAVTPQLLLNAQGQVIATLASSPLPQPMAVRKPNTPESPAKSEVQPIQPTPAVPQPAMVVTSPAPGIKPSASAPIPITCSETPTVSQLVSKPHTPSLDEDGINLEEIREFAKNFKIRRLSLGLTQTQVGQALTATEGPAYSQSAICRFEKLDITPKSAQKLKPVLEKWLNEAELRNQEGQQNLMEFVGGEPSKKRKRRTSFTPQAIEALNAYFEKNPLPTGQEITEIAKELNYDREVVRVWFCNRRQTLKNTSKLNVFQIP, via the exons GTCATTGTGATGTCAGGCCATGAGACCATCCGAGTGTTGGAAGTCGGAGTGGACGCTCAGCTCCCGGCTGAGGAGGAGAGCAAAGGACTGGAGAGTGTGGCCGCTGACGGCCCCCAGAGTGGAGGCTCTACTGAAGCCAGTGAACCTGGTGGTGAAGCTGGGCCGCACGACCCAGACCGTTCTGCAGAAGCAGCTG TCTCTCCCCGGGATCCCTCCAAGTCCTGCCCCAGCCATCGCCACCTTCAGCCAAGCCCCAAGCCAGCCTCAAGCATCACAGACCCTGACGCCGCTGGCTGTACAAGCTGCCCCCCAG GTCAAGTGTCTGGGCAGCAGGGGCTGGCCGTGTGGACAATCCCTACAGCAGCCGTGGCTGCCCTCCCCGGACTGGCCGCGGCTTCTCCTACCGGGGCGGTCTTCAAGCCGCCTTTAGCTGGGCTCCAAG CAGCTGCCGTGCTGAGCACCGCCCTCCCGACACCTGTACAAGCTGCCCCACCAGTCCCGGCCTCCTCGCCCGCCCAGCCCCGGCCACCAGCTCAGCCCCAGACGCTGTTCCAGACCCCGCCGCCGCTGCTACAGACCACGCCTGCCATACTCCCGCAGCCcaccgccgccactgccgccgccgcccccacCCCAAAGCCAGTGGACGCCACCCCGCAGATCACCGTCCAGCCAGCAGGCTTCGCGTTTAGCCCGGGGATC ATCAGCGCTGCTTCCCTCGGGGGACAGACCCAGATCCTGGGCTCCCTCACGACAGCTCCAGTCATTACCAATGCCATTCCCAGCATGCCGGGGATCAGCAGTCAGATCCTCACCAATGCTCAGGGACAG GTTATTGGCGCACTTCCATGGGTAGTGAACTCGGCTAGTGTGGCCACACCAGCACCAGCACAGAGCCTGCAGGTCCAAGCCGTGACTCCCCAACTCTTGTTGAATGCCCAGGGCCAGGTGATCGCAACCCTAGCCAGcagccccctgcctcagcctatgGCTGTCCGGAAGCCAAACACACCGGAGTCCCCTGCTAAGAGTGAG GTGCAGCCGATCCAGCCGACACCAGCGGTCCCCCAGCCTGCCATGGTCGTCACCAGCCCGGCCCCAGGCATCAAGCCATCGGCTTCGGCTCCCATTCCCATCACCTGCTCAGAGACCCCCACTGTCAGTCAGTTGGTATCAA AGCCTCACACCCCAAGCCTGGATGAGGACGGGATCAACTTAGAGGAGATCCGGGAGTTTGCCAAGAATTTTAAGATCCGGCGGCTCTCCCTAGGTCTTACACAGACCCAGGTGGGCCAGGCTTTGACTGCCACAGAAGGTCCAGCCTACAGCCAGTCGGCCATCTGCCG gtTTGAGAAGTTGGACATCACACCCAAGAGTGCCCAGAAACTGAAGCCAGTTCTGGAGAAGTGGTTGAATGAGGCCGAGCTCCGGAACCAGGAAGGCCAGCAGAACCTGATGGAGTTTGTGGGCGGTGAGCCCTCCAAGAAGCGCAAGCGGCGTACCTCCTTCACACCGCAGGCCATAGAGGCTCTCAACGCCTACTTTGAGAAGAACCCCCTGCCCACCGGCCAGGAGATCACCGAGATCGCCAAGGAGCTCAACTATGACCGTGAGGTGGTACGGGTCTGGTTCTGTAATCGGCGCCAGACGCTCAAAAACACCAGCAAGCTGAACGTCTTTCAGATCCCTTAG
- the Pou6f1 gene encoding POU domain, class 6, transcription factor 1 isoform X2, producing MDPGAGSDSSLTVNEQVIVMSGHETIRVLEVGVDAQLPAEEESKGLESVAADGPQSGGSTEASEPGGEAGPHDPDRSAEAAVKSLPGIPPSPAPAIATFSQAPSQPQASQTLTPLAVQAAPQVLTQENLATVLTGVVVPAGAVTQPLLIPISIAGQVSGQQGLAVWTIPTAAVAALPGLAAASPTGAVFKPPLAGLQAAVLSTALPTPVQAAPPVPASSPAQPRPPAQPQTLFQTPPPLLQTTPAILPQPTAATAAAAPTPKPVDATPQITVQPAGFAFSPGIISAASLGGQTQILGSLTTAPVITNAIPSMPGISSQILTNAQGQVIGALPWVVNSASVATPAPAQSLQVQAVTPQLLLNAQGQVIATLASSPLPQPMAVRKPNTPESPAKSEVQPIQPTPAVPQPAMVVTSPAPGIKPSASAPIPITCSETPTVSQLVSKPHTPSLDEDGINLEEIREFAKNFKIRRLSLGLTQTQVGQALTATEGPAYSQSAICRFEKLDITPKSAQKLKPVLEKWLNEAELRNQEGQQNLMEFVGGEPSKKRKRRTSFTPQAIEALNAYFEKNPLPTGQEITEIAKELNYDREVVRVWFCNRRQTLKNTSKLNVFQIP from the exons GTCATTGTGATGTCAGGCCATGAGACCATCCGAGTGTTGGAAGTCGGAGTGGACGCTCAGCTCCCGGCTGAGGAGGAGAGCAAAGGACTGGAGAGTGTGGCCGCTGACGGCCCCCAGAGTGGAGGCTCTACTGAAGCCAGTGAACCTGGTGGTGAAGCTGGGCCGCACGACCCAGACCGTTCTGCAGAAGCAGCTG TGAAGTCTCTCCCCGGGATCCCTCCAAGTCCTGCCCCAGCCATCGCCACCTTCAGCCAAGCCCCAAGCCAGCCTCAAGCATCACAGACCCTGACGCCGCTGGCTGTACAAGCTGCCCCCCAG GTCTTGACTCAGGAAAACTTAGCCACAGTTCTGACAGGAGTTGTGGTTCCGGCAGGGGCGGTTACTCAACCTCTTCTTATCCCCATCAGTATTGCAGGTCAAGTGTCTGGGCAGCAGGGGCTGGCCGTGTGGACAATCCCTACAGCAGCCGTGGCTGCCCTCCCCGGACTGGCCGCGGCTTCTCCTACCGGGGCGGTCTTCAAGCCGCCTTTAGCTGGGCTCCAAG CTGCCGTGCTGAGCACCGCCCTCCCGACACCTGTACAAGCTGCCCCACCAGTCCCGGCCTCCTCGCCCGCCCAGCCCCGGCCACCAGCTCAGCCCCAGACGCTGTTCCAGACCCCGCCGCCGCTGCTACAGACCACGCCTGCCATACTCCCGCAGCCcaccgccgccactgccgccgccgcccccacCCCAAAGCCAGTGGACGCCACCCCGCAGATCACCGTCCAGCCAGCAGGCTTCGCGTTTAGCCCGGGGATC ATCAGCGCTGCTTCCCTCGGGGGACAGACCCAGATCCTGGGCTCCCTCACGACAGCTCCAGTCATTACCAATGCCATTCCCAGCATGCCGGGGATCAGCAGTCAGATCCTCACCAATGCTCAGGGACAG GTTATTGGCGCACTTCCATGGGTAGTGAACTCGGCTAGTGTGGCCACACCAGCACCAGCACAGAGCCTGCAGGTCCAAGCCGTGACTCCCCAACTCTTGTTGAATGCCCAGGGCCAGGTGATCGCAACCCTAGCCAGcagccccctgcctcagcctatgGCTGTCCGGAAGCCAAACACACCGGAGTCCCCTGCTAAGAGTGAG GTGCAGCCGATCCAGCCGACACCAGCGGTCCCCCAGCCTGCCATGGTCGTCACCAGCCCGGCCCCAGGCATCAAGCCATCGGCTTCGGCTCCCATTCCCATCACCTGCTCAGAGACCCCCACTGTCAGTCAGTTGGTATCAA AGCCTCACACCCCAAGCCTGGATGAGGACGGGATCAACTTAGAGGAGATCCGGGAGTTTGCCAAGAATTTTAAGATCCGGCGGCTCTCCCTAGGTCTTACACAGACCCAGGTGGGCCAGGCTTTGACTGCCACAGAAGGTCCAGCCTACAGCCAGTCGGCCATCTGCCG gtTTGAGAAGTTGGACATCACACCCAAGAGTGCCCAGAAACTGAAGCCAGTTCTGGAGAAGTGGTTGAATGAGGCCGAGCTCCGGAACCAGGAAGGCCAGCAGAACCTGATGGAGTTTGTGGGCGGTGAGCCCTCCAAGAAGCGCAAGCGGCGTACCTCCTTCACACCGCAGGCCATAGAGGCTCTCAACGCCTACTTTGAGAAGAACCCCCTGCCCACCGGCCAGGAGATCACCGAGATCGCCAAGGAGCTCAACTATGACCGTGAGGTGGTACGGGTCTGGTTCTGTAATCGGCGCCAGACGCTCAAAAACACCAGCAAGCTGAACGTCTTTCAGATCCCTTAG
- the Pou6f1 gene encoding POU domain, class 6, transcription factor 1 isoform X3, with translation MPGISSQILTNAQGQVIGALPWVVNSASVATPAPAQSLQVQAVTPQLLLNAQGQVIATLASSPLPQPMAVRKPNTPESPAKSEVQPIQPTPAVPQPAMVVTSPAPGIKPSASAPIPITCSETPTVSQLVSKPHTPSLDEDGINLEEIREFAKNFKIRRLSLGLTQTQVGQALTATEGPAYSQSAICRFEKLDITPKSAQKLKPVLEKWLNEAELRNQEGQQNLMEFVGGEPSKKRKRRTSFTPQAIEALNAYFEKNPLPTGQEITEIAKELNYDREVVRVWFCNRRQTLKNTSKLNVFQIP, from the exons ATGCCGGGGATCAGCAGTCAGATCCTCACCAATGCTCAGGGACAG GTTATTGGCGCACTTCCATGGGTAGTGAACTCGGCTAGTGTGGCCACACCAGCACCAGCACAGAGCCTGCAGGTCCAAGCCGTGACTCCCCAACTCTTGTTGAATGCCCAGGGCCAGGTGATCGCAACCCTAGCCAGcagccccctgcctcagcctatgGCTGTCCGGAAGCCAAACACACCGGAGTCCCCTGCTAAGAGTGAG GTGCAGCCGATCCAGCCGACACCAGCGGTCCCCCAGCCTGCCATGGTCGTCACCAGCCCGGCCCCAGGCATCAAGCCATCGGCTTCGGCTCCCATTCCCATCACCTGCTCAGAGACCCCCACTGTCAGTCAGTTGGTATCAA AGCCTCACACCCCAAGCCTGGATGAGGACGGGATCAACTTAGAGGAGATCCGGGAGTTTGCCAAGAATTTTAAGATCCGGCGGCTCTCCCTAGGTCTTACACAGACCCAGGTGGGCCAGGCTTTGACTGCCACAGAAGGTCCAGCCTACAGCCAGTCGGCCATCTGCCG gtTTGAGAAGTTGGACATCACACCCAAGAGTGCCCAGAAACTGAAGCCAGTTCTGGAGAAGTGGTTGAATGAGGCCGAGCTCCGGAACCAGGAAGGCCAGCAGAACCTGATGGAGTTTGTGGGCGGTGAGCCCTCCAAGAAGCGCAAGCGGCGTACCTCCTTCACACCGCAGGCCATAGAGGCTCTCAACGCCTACTTTGAGAAGAACCCCCTGCCCACCGGCCAGGAGATCACCGAGATCGCCAAGGAGCTCAACTATGACCGTGAGGTGGTACGGGTCTGGTTCTGTAATCGGCGCCAGACGCTCAAAAACACCAGCAAGCTGAACGTCTTTCAGATCCCTTAG